In a single window of the Chrysemys picta bellii isolate R12L10 unplaced genomic scaffold, ASM1138683v2 scaf826, whole genome shotgun sequence genome:
- the LOC135979423 gene encoding class I histocompatibility antigen, F10 alpha chain-like isoform X3, with the protein MTWVAADIGAQITKRRWEAEVNDNQQWKRYVEGNCISWLRSALEYGKETLQRKVCPTARVRDRSSHDGLTTLSCKVSGFYPRDIIVTWLKNGESRQQETYSEGILPNGDGTYQTWVTMEIDPKIKAHYSCHVEHESLLEPLSVSWEPNNSLIPIVAGVITAAVLIGVIIGVFFWKKQCPGRTGDGYAVAQGRC; encoded by the exons ATGACTTGGGTAGCAGCAGATATTGGGGCTCAGATCaccaagaggagatgggaggCTGAAGTAAATGACAACCAGCAGTGGAAACGCTACGTGGAGGGGAATTGTATTTCCTGGCTAAGGAGTGCTCTAGAGTACGGGAAGGAGACTCTACAGAGGAAAG tgtGCCCAACAGCTAGAGTGAGGGACAGGTCATCTCATGACGGCctcaccaccctctcctgtaaggtCAGTGGATTCTACCCCCGGGACATCATTGTgacctggctgaaaaatggggagagcagacagcaggagacctactctgaaggcatcctacccaatggggatgggacctaccagacctgggtgacaatggagattgatcccaagatcaaagcccattattcatgtcacgtggagcatgaaagcctgttagagccactctctgtctcctggg aaccaaataatagtctgattcccattgtggctggagttatcactgcagctgtcctgattggtgttataatcggagtattcttctggaaaaagcaatgcccag ggaggacGGGAGACGGCTACGCTGTAGCTCAGG gcagatgctga
- the LOC135979423 gene encoding class I histocompatibility antigen, F10 alpha chain-like isoform X4, translated as MTWVAADIGAQITKRRWEAEVNDNQQWKRYVEGNCISWLRSALEYGKETLQRKVCPTARVRDRSSHDGLTTLSCKVSGFYPRDIIVTWLKNGESRQQETYSEGILPNGDGTYQTWVTMEIDPKIKAHYSCHVEHESLLEPLSVSWEPNNSLIPIVAGVITAAVLIGVIIGVFFWKKQCPGRTGDGYAVAQA; from the exons ATGACTTGGGTAGCAGCAGATATTGGGGCTCAGATCaccaagaggagatgggaggCTGAAGTAAATGACAACCAGCAGTGGAAACGCTACGTGGAGGGGAATTGTATTTCCTGGCTAAGGAGTGCTCTAGAGTACGGGAAGGAGACTCTACAGAGGAAAG tgtGCCCAACAGCTAGAGTGAGGGACAGGTCATCTCATGACGGCctcaccaccctctcctgtaaggtCAGTGGATTCTACCCCCGGGACATCATTGTgacctggctgaaaaatggggagagcagacagcaggagacctactctgaaggcatcctacccaatggggatgggacctaccagacctgggtgacaatggagattgatcccaagatcaaagcccattattcatgtcacgtggagcatgaaagcctgttagagccactctctgtctcctggg aaccaaataatagtctgattcccattgtggctggagttatcactgcagctgtcctgattggtgttataatcggagtattcttctggaaaaagcaatgcccag ggaggacGGGAGACGGCTACGCTGTAGCTCAGG
- the LOC135979423 gene encoding class I histocompatibility antigen, F10 alpha chain-like isoform X1, with protein sequence MTWVAADIGAQITKRRWEAEVNDNQQWKRYVEGNCISWLRSALEYGKETLQRKVCPTARVRDRSSHDGLTTLSCKVSGFYPRDIIVTWLKNGESRQQETYSEGILPNGDGTYQTWVTMEIDPKIKAHYSCHVEHESLLEPLSVSWEPNNSLIPIVAGVITAAVLIGVIIGVFFWKKQCPGRTGDGYAVAQASDQGSSGSDRSAKA encoded by the exons ATGACTTGGGTAGCAGCAGATATTGGGGCTCAGATCaccaagaggagatgggaggCTGAAGTAAATGACAACCAGCAGTGGAAACGCTACGTGGAGGGGAATTGTATTTCCTGGCTAAGGAGTGCTCTAGAGTACGGGAAGGAGACTCTACAGAGGAAAG tgtGCCCAACAGCTAGAGTGAGGGACAGGTCATCTCATGACGGCctcaccaccctctcctgtaaggtCAGTGGATTCTACCCCCGGGACATCATTGTgacctggctgaaaaatggggagagcagacagcaggagacctactctgaaggcatcctacccaatggggatgggacctaccagacctgggtgacaatggagattgatcccaagatcaaagcccattattcatgtcacgtggagcatgaaagcctgttagagccactctctgtctcctggg aaccaaataatagtctgattcccattgtggctggagttatcactgcagctgtcctgattggtgttataatcggagtattcttctggaaaaagcaatgcccag ggaggacGGGAGACGGCTACGCTGTAGCTCAGG
- the LOC135979423 gene encoding class I histocompatibility antigen, F10 alpha chain-like isoform X2, producing MTWVAADIGAQITKRRWEAEVNDNQQWKRYVEGNCISWLRSALEYGKETLQRKVCPTARVRDRSSHDGLTTLSCKVSGFYPRDIIVTWLKNGESRQQETYSEGILPNGDGTYQTWVTMEIDPKIKAHYSCHVEHESLLEPLSVSWEPNNSLIPIVAGVITAAVLIGVIIGVFFWKKQCPASDQGSSGSDRSAKA from the exons ATGACTTGGGTAGCAGCAGATATTGGGGCTCAGATCaccaagaggagatgggaggCTGAAGTAAATGACAACCAGCAGTGGAAACGCTACGTGGAGGGGAATTGTATTTCCTGGCTAAGGAGTGCTCTAGAGTACGGGAAGGAGACTCTACAGAGGAAAG tgtGCCCAACAGCTAGAGTGAGGGACAGGTCATCTCATGACGGCctcaccaccctctcctgtaaggtCAGTGGATTCTACCCCCGGGACATCATTGTgacctggctgaaaaatggggagagcagacagcaggagacctactctgaaggcatcctacccaatggggatgggacctaccagacctgggtgacaatggagattgatcccaagatcaaagcccattattcatgtcacgtggagcatgaaagcctgttagagccactctctgtctcctggg aaccaaataatagtctgattcccattgtggctggagttatcactgcagctgtcctgattggtgttataatcggagtattcttctggaaaaagcaatgcccag